CACGATGACGCTGCCGGATACCGATACCCGGCCGGAAAACACCGAGCAGACCAGTGATGACCAGCCCGAGGTCTTCCACTACGTGTTGAAGGACAAAATCGCCGAGAGCGCGGTCATGGGAAGCCATGTGGTCGCACTGTGCGGCGAGGTGTTTCCGGTCACCAAGTCCGCGAAGCCCGGCTCGCCGGTATGTCCGGACTGTAAGAAGGTCTACGAGTCGCTTCCCCCCGGTGGTGGGGACGAGTAAGTCGGCGGACAGGCGCGGCGGCACCGGTCACCCGCCGCGCTGATCCGGGTGGTCCTGCTCCGGGTGGCTGCGCCCCGATTGTTCGGGTCGCTTCGACCACGCCGCATGGCCCTCCTCGGTGCGGAGGCGTTGTGCGGCGCGTTGCATGTCGAGCTTGCGGCGGCGGCGCCGTTCCCGCCTGGTTCCGGCTGCGGGCCACATCTCCTGGATGGTGCTGTTGAAGTAGGCACCGCTGATGATCGCGAAGCCGATGAAGAACGCGAACAGCAGGAACGCGATCGGAGCGGCCAGCGCACCATAGGTATAGCCGGTGCCGGTGACCCAGGTGATGTAGAGCCGTAGGCTCACACTCGAGCACAGGAACACCAGCATGGCCAGCAGGGCACCGGGAAGCCCGCGATGCCAGGGCAGCTTTCGCGGCAACGAGACCTTGTACAGGGTTGCCAGACCCAGCATCAGCACCATGCCGGTGGCGGGGTAGTAGAACATCCGGATGAGCGTGGCGATGTTGTCCTGCCATCGGTCCGGAAACAGCGTCGGGAGCCAGGCAGGACCCAAGGCGATCACCGGCAGGACGACCACTGCGATGACCAGGGTCGCCAGGTACAGCAGAAGCGCGAAGATGCGCTGCCAGACGGCGTTGCGGACGAGGTATTGGCCGTAGGCCCGCGTGATCGAGTCGATCAGGGAGGCCAGGGCCGAGGAGCCTGCCCACAGTGACAGCAGGAAGGCCACCGATACGATCCGGGTGCGGCTCTGCGTGAGAATATCGGTGACGGTGGGGCCGATGATCCCGTGCACGACATTCGGGCTGAACACCGTGCGGGAGAAGCCGACGATCCTGCCCTGCACGGCGCTGACGACTGCGGGACCGAACCATTCGTCGAGGAACCCCAGGCTGCCGAGTAAGCCGAGAAGCAGCGGGGGCAACGACAGTGTCTGCCAGAAGGCGGCGGCAGCCGACTCCGAGAAGATGTTGTCGTCCCAGGCCTTGGACATGGTGCGAGCCACCAGGCGCAGCGATCCCCGTGCCGGGGATTTCCGGAGGGGTGCTGCGTGGCGCACCCCGCTGCTGTCGTTCGGACTCGCTGGACCCATCGCATTCCTCGGGATGGTGCATGTGCAGGCTCGGTGAATGCCGACACCGGTGACACGGCCGGTGGCACGAAGTGTCGTCGGTGTCTCATTGTCCGACCGCACCGACCCGTCGGGCTGGATGATGCCTGCGGGGGCGGTAGGCTGCGAGAGCCCGTCATCGCAGACTCGGCGTCTCCCGCATGAGGCGCCGGGCCGGGTCCTGTCGGTGTGGCAGGAGCCTACCGTGGGAAATTGTCCGGAAAGGAGCGGCGATCAAGCGTGTCCGGGACGCAACGTGAACAATCCGTGCGATCCGTGCTCAGCGACCCGTCACAGGCACCGGCACTGCCGCTCCGCGACTGGCAGCGGCGCGCGCTCACTCGGTACCTGGCGAGCAACCCGCAGGATTTCATGGCGGTCGCCACCCCGGGTTCGGGCAAGACGACTTTCGGGTTGCGGGTGGCCGCGGAGTTGCTGGCCGACCGTACTGTCGACTCGGTCACCGTGGTTGCGCCCACCGAACACCTCAAGCACCAGTGGGCCCTGGCGGCAGGGGGCACCGGGATTCCACTGGACTCGAACTTCAGCAATGCCGACGGTGCCACCTCGAACGATTACCGGGGCGTGGTGGTCACGTATGCGCAGGTGGCTGCGCACGCGAACCTGCACAGAGTGCGTACGGAGCGGCGCAGGACACTCGTGATCCTCGACGAGGTGCACCATGCCGGGGATGCGAAGTCCTGGGGCGATGCCATCCGGGAAGCTTTCACACCTGCGGTGCGACGCCTCGCCTTGACCGGTACACCGTTCCGCAGCGATGACGCGCCGATCCCCTTCATCAACTACGAACCGGACGCGGACGGTTCGATGCGAAGCAGGGCCGATCATTCCTACGGTTACGCCGAGGCGCTTCGGGACGGCGTGGTCCGTCCGGTGATCTTCCTGGCTTATTCGGGTGAAGCGCGCTGGCGCACGAATGCGGGTGACGAGTTCACCGCGCGCCTGGGAGAGCCCCTTACCGCCGAGCAGACCGCACGGGCTTGGCGAACCGCGCTCGATCCGGCAGGGGAGTGGATCCCTTCGGTGTTGCAGGCGGCCGACACCCGGCTGACGCAGCTCCGCCGGGACGGGATTCCGGACGCGGGTGGTCTGGTCGTCGCCTCCGATCAGGCCAGCGCCAGAGCCTATGCCAAGACACTGCAGCGGATCACCGGTACCGAACCGGTGGTTGTCCTGTCCGACGATCCGAAGGCTTCCGGCCGGATCGCCGAGTTCGCCGATTCCGACGACCGCTGGATGGTCGCGGTGCGCATGGTCAGCGAAGGCGTGGACGTCCCGCGGCTGGCCGTGGGTGTCTATGCCACGAGTGCCTCGACCCCGCTGTTCTTCGCTCAGCTCATCGGACGTTTCGTGCGGGCCCGACGTCCGGGGGAGACCGCGAGCATTTTCCTGCCGAGCGTGCCCGTGCTGTTGGAGCTGGCCAGCCAACTGGAGGCCGACCGCGACCACGTGCTGGGCAAACCGCACCGGGAGAAGGACGGTTGGGACGAGGAGTTGCTGGCGGAGGCCAATCGGGAACGGGACGAACCCGGTGAGGAGGAGAAGCCCTACACGTCGCTCGGCGCGGATGCGGAACTCGACCAGGTCATTTACGACGGTTCCTCGTTCGGCACTGCCGCGTTCGGAACCACCGAGGACGAGCAGGACTATCTCGGTCTTCCCGGGCTGCTGGAGCCCGACCAGGTCCGAGCCCTGCTGCGGCAGCGACAGGAGCAGCAGCTTACGGAGGTCGGCAAGCGCGAGGCGGCCCACAAGGCCCATGAAGCCGCGAAGAGCGCCGAGCAGCCCGAGAAGCCCGCATCGCGTCCGCAGAGCGTGCAGGAGCGTTTGCAGGGCCTGCGCAAGGAACTCAACACTCTCGTGTCGTTGCACCACCATCGGACGAAGAAACCGCACGGTGCCATTCACAACGAACTCCGGCGGGTCTGCGGTGGCCCCCCGACGGCGATGGCCACGATCGAACAGATCGAGGAGCGTATTGCCACCCTGCGCTCCTGGTAGGGCCGGTTCTGCTCCTGGCGGGGCCGGTTCTGTTCGGTAGGTCCGCGTAGGTGCTCCTGAGCTCGCCGGTGCCGAGCCCGGCCGAGACAAACGTGCCCGGCCGGGGCGAAACCCGGCCGGGCACGTCTGTCGAGTACTCAGAGCTCGATCTGCTCGTCCTCTTGCAAGTCGGCTTCCATCTCATTGAGTCCCGACTTGAATTCACGGGCGTGGTGCCCGCAGAACAACAGCTCCCCGCCGGACGGTAGAACGGCGCGAAGCTTCGCAGCGGCCCCGCAGCGGTCGCAGCGGTCGGCGGCAGTCAGCTCGGGGCGGGTGAGCGTCTCAGGCATCGGAATCTCCCTCCGTCCCGGCGCCGGGATTCCCCGACGCCTCGATCCTGCTGCGACCACCGGTGACCCGCCGGCGACGGGGCCGGTGCTCGCTAGCTCCACTCTTACAGACGTTTGAGGCTGCGTCAGTGTTCCAAGCGCAGTTCGCGACGGTCGTCACTCGGAACTACCCGAATGCAGCAATGCTGATCGCGTATTGTGATCAACAGCGGAAAAGACCTTGTGACCAGGGAAAATATAGATCGTCACGACGGCCGCTCGGAAAAATGAAGTCCGCCCCAAGAGCCAATCGAGTGTTTCATGACACATTTCAGGAGATCGGAGCGGTTGCCGTTCCGCTGAAAGCGAACGGGGTTCGTCGCCCTGTGGAGAGGATTTATCCACATGATGGGACGGCAAAACCATCGAACGGAGCGTCCGCATCAGTGTGCACCCTCGGGACTCGCAGACTCCGAGTAGCGGTTCGATGACCGAATGAAACGAGGCGAGTCCGCACCGATGCAGGTGATGTCGGCCCGTGGTCGGCCGTTATTTTTGCACAGGAACAGCCGTCGCGACAGGATTCGGCCCCCACCTCCACCGAGGCCGATGCGGTGAAAGTGGGGGCCGAATCCGGCAAGCTCCGAGCTCAGTCCAGGTAGTCCCGCAGGACCTGCGAGCGCGACGGATGACGCAGTTTCGACATCGTCTTGGACTCGATCTGCCGGATGCGCTCGCGGGTGACGCCGTACACCTGGCCGATCTCGTCGAGGGTGCGTGGCTGCCCGTCGGTCAGCCCGAACCGCAGTCGCACCACACCGGCCTCGCGCTCCGACAGCGTCTGCAGGACGGACTGCAGCTGGTCCTGCAGCAGGGTGAACGACACCGCGTCCACCGCCACCACGGCCTCGGAATCCTCGATGAAGTCGCCGAGCTGGCTGTCGCCTTCATCGCCGATGGTCTGGTCCAGGGAAATGGGCTCCCGGGCGTACTGCTGGATCTCCAGCACTTTCTCCGGGGTGATGTCCATCTCCTTGGCGAGTTCCTCGGGGCTGGGCTCGCGGCCCAGGTCCTGCAGCAACTCACGCTGGATCCGACCCAGTTTGTTGATCACTTCGACCATGTGGACGGGGATCCGGATGGTCCTCGCCTGGTCGGCCATGGCGCGTGTGATGGCCTGGCGGATCCACCAGGTGGCGTAGGTGGAGAACTTGTAGCCCTTGGTGTAGTCGAACTTCTCGACCGCGCGGATCAGGCCGAGGTTGCCCTCCTGAATCAGATCCAGGAACGCCATGCCACGGCCGGTGTAGCGCTTGGCGAGGCTGACCACCAGACGCAGGTTCGCTTCCAGGAGATGACTCTTGGCACGTTCACCGTCCCGCACGATCCAGCGCAGATCCCGCCGCATCTGCAGGGCGAGGCTCTCCTGGGCCTCCTCGGACTGGCGCAGCCGCTCCGAGGCGTAGAGCCCTGCCTCGATGCGCTTGGCGAGCGCCACCTCCTCCTCGGCGTTGAGCAGTGCGACCTTGCCGATCTGCTTGAGGTAGGCCCGGACCGAGTCGGCGGAGGCGGTCAGCTCGGCGTCCTTGCGCGCCTGTCGCAGCGCCTCCGACTCCTCCTCGTCCCAGACGAAGTCGGGATCGGCCTTGCCGTCCTCATCTTCCGGGACGGTCGGCTCTTCGGGAATCTCCACCTCGACGTCGGTCAGGTCACCGACATTCGCCGAGGTCAGGTCTGTCTCGATCGGTTCGTCGATCTCCAGGCTCTCGCCATTGCCCTGGGCCGAGTCCGGCTGCTGCTTGGCCGTCTTCGACGAGGACGCCTTCGTGCCCTTCTTGGCGGCGGCCTTGCGTGCGGTCGACTTCGCGCCGGCCGAACCTTTCGACGTCCCCTTGCCGGAGGTCGCCGATTGCTGTGGCTCGTTGATCTCGGACTGCGCCGCCATCTCCGGTTCCGGAGCAGCGGACGCTTGGGCGGGCTCTGCACCGCCGGCGGATGCAGCGGAGCTGGAGCGTCGGGTTGCGGTTTCTGCGGCTGCCACGTACGCCCTTTCGCGACGGTCGATCAGGGCTGGCCGGGGACGCGAAACCTCGGCCGCCAGAGGTCGGGAACAACCCACCGTCCGAGCCTTCCGAAGCGTTCCGGGAGACCGTGGATTCGGCGGGCCGTGTTCCATTGTAACTGCGTGAGGTGAAGACGGTTCCGCTGCAAGGCGGAGTTGGTCGACTGCCCGGCCACCCGAATGGTGGTTATGATCAATGTTGGGTGCCGCTCGCAGCGGCGGAAGCAGCTCCCACGATACCGGCATCGTTCTTCAGTCCGGCGGCCACGAGCGGGGTGCGCGTCTCCAGCAGCGACAGCCACTTGTCCGCGTCCTTGCTGACCCCACCACCCGCGATGATCAGATCGGGCCAGAGGAAACTCTCCAGCGCCTGGACGTAGCGGCTGACCCGGGGGACCCATTCGGCGTAGGAGATCCCGAGTGTGTCCTTGACCGAGGCGGCGGCCTGTGTCTCGGCGTCGTGCCCATCGACCTCGATGTGCCCGAACTCGGTGTTCGGGACCAGCTTGCCGTCGAGGAACATGGCGCTGCCGATGCCGGTGCCGAAGGTCAGCACCACCACGAGGCCGTTCCGCCCGGCGCCTGCACCGCAGTGCATCTCCGCGAGCCCGGCGGCGTCGGCGTCGTTGAGCAGCATGATCTCGTGGCGTTGCCTGCCGAGTCGCTCGGCGAGAAGCGTTTGGGCGTCTGTATCGATCCAGCACTGATCGACGTTCGCCGCGGTCAGTGTCGTGCCCTCCTTGACCACGCAGGGCAGTGTGATGCCGATCGGGCCATTCCACTCGAATTTCTCGACGATCTCCGCGACGGAGTCGGCTACCGCATCCGGGGTGGAGGGCTGGGGGGTTGCGATGCGCAGGCGTTCCTCGGTCAGGACTCCGCTGTCGGTGTCCACCGGGCATCCTTTGATGCCGGAGCCGCCGATGTCCACGCCGAGACCGCGGGCAGTGCCCATGCCTGATCCTTCCTATTCGATTCAGGACGAGGTGTGCAGACCTTAACCGCGCTGTGTTGCGATGTGTTCGTGGGATTCGGATTCGAGTATGACGCGCAGACGCTGCGAATGGTTGCCGTGGAGGTCGCGGAGCAGACCGCCGATCTCGTGCGCAGCATCCGAGATGAAGCGGTGGCGCAGGGCCCGGTGGAGACGAAGAGCACGGAAACCGACGTGGTCACGACCGGGGACCGGGCTGCCGAACGCCTGATCCGGGACAGGTTGGCCACCCTGCGTCCGGGTGTTCCGGTGCTCGGCGAGGAGGAGGGCGGCGAAGCCGCTACGGACGGGTTGCGATGGGTCGTCGATCCGATCGACGGGACCGTGAACTACCTGTACGGCTTCCCGTGGTACGGGGTCTCGATCGCCGCTCAGGTGGACGGGGAATCCGTGGCGGGTGCCGTGGTGGAACCGGCTTCCGGACGTGTCTGGAGTGCTGCGCGAGGACACGGTGCGGAACTCGACGGTAGGCCCTTGCGGATATCGGGAGCCGATCGCGTGGAAATGGCCTTGATCGGGACCGGCTTCAGCTACTCCGTCGAGCGACGGCGCACTCAGGCGGCAGCCGTCGCCCGGTTGCTCGGTGAGATTCGCGACATCCGGCGCTCGGGTGCTGCTTCGCTGGACCTGTGTGCCGTGGCCGCAGGATGGCTGGACGGCTACTACGAGCACGGTTTGCAACGCTGGGACTGGGCCGCCGGTGCATTGATCGCGACCGAAGCCGGTGCTCGGCTCCGGCTTCCCGGCACAGGTGCCGGTGACGGCCTCGGTGACGACGCGATCCTGTGTACAGCGCCCGGAATCACGGAGGAGTTCACGGCGGCACTGAAGCGCTCCGGCGCCGCCGGGGCCTGATCGGCGGGACTCGCTCGGCAGGTGCGGTCCGGGCAGTTGCGCACCTGCCCGTGGGGGCGCCGGAGATGTTCAGCAGTGCACCTCGCGGGCCCGGGACAGCAGTGCGTTGCTGATGTCAGGAGTGCGGGCCTGTTGCGGGGTGCCATCCTGTTGCGGGGTGCCGCCCTGCGGATCGTGCTGCCTGCCCCAGGCCTTCAGGCGCTGCAGCACCTGCTTGGCTTCCTGGGTCGTTTTGATGCCATCGAACTCCGTCCCGAGGGCGAGGTCGACCGCGGCGTCCGTGCGCTGGTCCCGAACCAGTTGTGCGCACGGCACGATCAGGCTGAGCGTACGAGCGGCCCCGACCCCGGCCTGGCCGAACCGGATCTGGGCGTGGCACTGCATGTTGAGGTTGCTGTAGATCGGATCGTTGGCGGGTTCTCCCCCCTTGCCGAAACCGAGATTGCCCAGTTCCTTGCTGATCAGTGTCGCCTGGTTGCTTTCGCCGTTGCTGTTGAGTACCCGGACCTGCACATCCTGCGGGGGGATGGGCGCGACCGTGTTGAGCGCGTCCCGGGGGAGCATCTTGCCCAGTTCGGGGGTGTCGGACGTGGTCGACGCCGCCGGGGAAGGCGCTGTGGTCGGCGGACTGGGCGGAGCGCATCGGGTGGCCATTTCGATGGTCTCCGTCGTGCCGAAGACCCTGCTCCACAGCACCCCCGACAGGACCACGAGGACAGCCAGCACCACGAGAGCCGGTAGCGGTCGCCGTCGCTTGTATCGGGGGCCCCGCTGCCCCTGCCTTGAGCTTGCGGCAGACACGTTTCTGCGACCCTCCCCTGATCGGCGCCGTGTTTCGGCGAGTAACGATGTCGTGGTGATCAGCCTAGGCGTTGTGGCGGTGTTGCGCGTTTCTCGACGAGGGGTTGTGTCGGAGTTGTTGTCCGATCCCCGTCGTGGTCACGGCTCCATTGCGATCGTGGCCTCTCGAGGCCATAGGCCCCGTCGTGCTCGTGGTCGCCCCTGCGCCGCATGGCATCACGGGGCGGTGGCGTCGGCAACCTCTGCGCCGGATGTGGGGAGCCGACGTGAGGGGACCACTCGAGCCTGATGCAACGAACACCACACATACGGGTGACCCGATGCGTATCGGCGCCGTAAATGAGCTACCCTCTCCGCGCTCCACGCTGTGACGGACGGGAGCGATCCGCTCGTTTCGGGAACGGCGTTTCGGGGGAACTTGGAGCGCAGCAGGACGAGACCTCCGTCACGTGAGCCTGCGGGCACAAATTCAGGCCCTGGAACGTTAACCAGCGGCACACCATTGCACATCTTCACAAACGCAGGGGTGAAATACGATGGCGACCGACTACGATGCTCCGCGCCGCAGCGACTCGGAGGAGCTCGCTGAGGACTCGCTGGAGGAGCTCAAGGCCAAGCGCAACGATGCGCAATCCGGCGTCGTCGACGCCGACGAATCGGAAATGGCGGAGAACTTCGAACTGCCGGGTGCCGATCTCTCCGGCGAGGAGATGACCGTCAAGGTGCTGCCGAAGCAGGCGGACGAGTTCACCTGCTCCAGCTGCTTCCTCGTGCACCACCGCAGCCGGCTGGCCGAGGAACGCAACGGTCAACTGGTTTGCCGCGACTGCGCGGCATGACGCCGGTGACGGCATCAAGCCGCCTACGGATGAGACCGGGCACACGCGGGGTGCGGGTGCTCGGTCTCTCGTTTCGGAGGCTGTTTCCGCTGTGCTCGGCAAGACCTGTGCTCGGCGGGTGGGAAATTCCGTGCCCACTCGGTGGATCGACTCAGTGGGGTGTGAGGACCTCGGTGAGCTCCTTCGGACGCCGCGTGCTGACGATCCAGTAGGGCGTGGGGTCGTTGTCGTCGTCGAGCCAGATGCGAACGGCACTGCGCGCCCACGGACGGTGCACGATGAATGCCGCGGGATCGAGCTCGGGCCCGAGGGCCCGTTGCTTCTCCGATGGGTTGATGACCTCGGCGTCGGCGATGAACCGCAGGGGCAGGCGTGCGTCACCGGCCACCAGTTCGCCGCCGGTGACCTCGATTCGGGTGCGACTCAACCACAGCAGCACGGCCACGGCCGCCGGGATCAGGACGGCATAGGGCAACCAGGCCCGGAACCCGGGGTAACCCAGGTGCACCTCGGCAGCCAGCAGGACGGCCGCGGCGATCGGCAGCGGCCATATCCACCACGAGGCGTACAGACGTTCGCGGAACGTGGAAGCCTCCTCGGTGCTGCTCGACTCGCCCGCCAGGCCCTCG
This Haloactinomyces albus DNA region includes the following protein-coding sequences:
- a CDS encoding DUF3039 domain-containing protein: MSTMTLPDTDTRPENTEQTSDDQPEVFHYVLKDKIAESAVMGSHVVALCGEVFPVTKSAKPGSPVCPDCKKVYESLPPGGGDE
- a CDS encoding YihY/virulence factor BrkB family protein gives rise to the protein MGPASPNDSSGVRHAAPLRKSPARGSLRLVARTMSKAWDDNIFSESAAAAFWQTLSLPPLLLGLLGSLGFLDEWFGPAVVSAVQGRIVGFSRTVFSPNVVHGIIGPTVTDILTQSRTRIVSVAFLLSLWAGSSALASLIDSITRAYGQYLVRNAVWQRIFALLLYLATLVIAVVVLPVIALGPAWLPTLFPDRWQDNIATLIRMFYYPATGMVLMLGLATLYKVSLPRKLPWHRGLPGALLAMLVFLCSSVSLRLYITWVTGTGYTYGALAAPIAFLLFAFFIGFAIISGAYFNSTIQEMWPAAGTRRERRRRRKLDMQRAAQRLRTEEGHAAWSKRPEQSGRSHPEQDHPDQRGG
- a CDS encoding DEAD/DEAH box helicase — encoded protein: MRSVLSDPSQAPALPLRDWQRRALTRYLASNPQDFMAVATPGSGKTTFGLRVAAELLADRTVDSVTVVAPTEHLKHQWALAAGGTGIPLDSNFSNADGATSNDYRGVVVTYAQVAAHANLHRVRTERRRTLVILDEVHHAGDAKSWGDAIREAFTPAVRRLALTGTPFRSDDAPIPFINYEPDADGSMRSRADHSYGYAEALRDGVVRPVIFLAYSGEARWRTNAGDEFTARLGEPLTAEQTARAWRTALDPAGEWIPSVLQAADTRLTQLRRDGIPDAGGLVVASDQASARAYAKTLQRITGTEPVVVLSDDPKASGRIAEFADSDDRWMVAVRMVSEGVDVPRLAVGVYATSASTPLFFAQLIGRFVRARRPGETASIFLPSVPVLLELASQLEADRDHVLGKPHREKDGWDEELLAEANRERDEPGEEEKPYTSLGADAELDQVIYDGSSFGTAAFGTTEDEQDYLGLPGLLEPDQVRALLRQRQEQQLTEVGKREAAHKAHEAAKSAEQPEKPASRPQSVQERLQGLRKELNTLVSLHHHRTKKPHGAIHNELRRVCGGPPTAMATIEQIEERIATLRSW
- a CDS encoding DUF7455 domain-containing protein, with amino-acid sequence MPETLTRPELTAADRCDRCGAAAKLRAVLPSGGELLFCGHHAREFKSGLNEMEADLQEDEQIEL
- a CDS encoding RNA polymerase sigma factor, which encodes MIDRRERAYVAAAETATRRSSSAASAGGAEPAQASAAPEPEMAAQSEINEPQQSATSGKGTSKGSAGAKSTARKAAAKKGTKASSSKTAKQQPDSAQGNGESLEIDEPIETDLTSANVGDLTDVEVEIPEEPTVPEDEDGKADPDFVWDEEESEALRQARKDAELTASADSVRAYLKQIGKVALLNAEEEVALAKRIEAGLYASERLRQSEEAQESLALQMRRDLRWIVRDGERAKSHLLEANLRLVVSLAKRYTGRGMAFLDLIQEGNLGLIRAVEKFDYTKGYKFSTYATWWIRQAITRAMADQARTIRIPVHMVEVINKLGRIQRELLQDLGREPSPEELAKEMDITPEKVLEIQQYAREPISLDQTIGDEGDSQLGDFIEDSEAVVAVDAVSFTLLQDQLQSVLQTLSEREAGVVRLRFGLTDGQPRTLDEIGQVYGVTRERIRQIESKTMSKLRHPSRSQVLRDYLD
- the ppgK gene encoding polyphosphate--glucose phosphotransferase, with translation MGTARGLGVDIGGSGIKGCPVDTDSGVLTEERLRIATPQPSTPDAVADSVAEIVEKFEWNGPIGITLPCVVKEGTTLTAANVDQCWIDTDAQTLLAERLGRQRHEIMLLNDADAAGLAEMHCGAGAGRNGLVVVLTFGTGIGSAMFLDGKLVPNTEFGHIEVDGHDAETQAAASVKDTLGISYAEWVPRVSRYVQALESFLWPDLIIAGGGVSKDADKWLSLLETRTPLVAAGLKNDAGIVGAASAAASGTQH
- a CDS encoding inositol monophosphatase family protein; this encodes MFVGFGFEYDAQTLRMVAVEVAEQTADLVRSIRDEAVAQGPVETKSTETDVVTTGDRAAERLIRDRLATLRPGVPVLGEEEGGEAATDGLRWVVDPIDGTVNYLYGFPWYGVSIAAQVDGESVAGAVVEPASGRVWSAARGHGAELDGRPLRISGADRVEMALIGTGFSYSVERRRTQAAAVARLLGEIRDIRRSGAASLDLCAVAAGWLDGYYEHGLQRWDWAAGALIATEAGARLRLPGTGAGDGLGDDAILCTAPGITEEFTAALKRSGAAGA
- the cei gene encoding envelope integrity protein Cei, translating into MSAASSRQGQRGPRYKRRRPLPALVVLAVLVVLSGVLWSRVFGTTETIEMATRCAPPSPPTTAPSPAASTTSDTPELGKMLPRDALNTVAPIPPQDVQVRVLNSNGESNQATLISKELGNLGFGKGGEPANDPIYSNLNMQCHAQIRFGQAGVGAARTLSLIVPCAQLVRDQRTDAAVDLALGTEFDGIKTTQEAKQVLQRLKAWGRQHDPQGGTPQQDGTPQQARTPDISNALLSRAREVHC
- a CDS encoding DUF4193 domain-containing protein, translated to MATDYDAPRRSDSEELAEDSLEELKAKRNDAQSGVVDADESEMAENFELPGADLSGEEMTVKVLPKQADEFTCSSCFLVHHRSRLAEERNGQLVCRDCAA
- a CDS encoding DUF3093 domain-containing protein; this encodes MSESSEAVASEGLAGESSSTEEASTFRERLYASWWIWPLPIAAAVLLAAEVHLGYPGFRAWLPYAVLIPAAVAVLLWLSRTRIEVTGGELVAGDARLPLRFIADAEVINPSEKQRALGPELDPAAFIVHRPWARSAVRIWLDDDNDPTPYWIVSTRRPKELTEVLTPH